A genome region from Gambusia affinis linkage group LG24, SWU_Gaff_1.0, whole genome shotgun sequence includes the following:
- the LOC122827151 gene encoding angio-associated migratory cell protein, with translation MDNTEESAIELHGDEEIIEVIDLNDTEPGPDDLADGLGDVDFEDPGNPEDDNEGWETEDEMEAEAEQDDSELTFSKHTGSVFCVSLDPATNSLAVTGGEDDKAYVWRVSDGEVVMECTGHKDSVTCAMFSHDSSLVASGDMSGLIKVWKVETKEEIWSFEVGDLEWLEWHPCAPVLLAGTNYGNVWMWKIPAGDCKTFESPACQATSGKVLPDGKRAVVGYEDGTVRVWDLKHGNAIHVIKGQDGHQGALTCLACNKDGSLMLTGSVDGCAKLVNTATGKVVGVFSVEGGKAKGSKDEEESNSVESVGFCNILPLIAVAYLDGTLAIYDLSTQVLRHRCQHEAGIVHLQWEESSSVVSTCSLDGALRLWDARSGNLLSEYRGHTAEILDFTVNREASLAVTASGDNQAKVFCLQRPDR, from the exons ATGGACAACACAGAGGAGAGTGCCATTGAGCTCCATGGAGATGAGGAAATAATTGAAGTAATCGATCTCAACGACACAGAACCTGGGCCAG ATGATTTGGCTGACGGTTTGGGAGATGTTGACTTTGAGGATCCTGGAAACCCGGAGGACGATAATGAAGGCTGGGAGACAGAGGATGAGATGGAAGCAGAGGCGGAGCAAGATGACAGCGAGCTCACCTTCTCCAAACACACAG GCTCTGTGTTCTGTGTGAGTTTGGATCCAGCCACAAACAGCCTAGCCGTGACGGGTGGAGAGGATGATAAGGCTTACGTCTGGAGAGTGAGCGACGGAGAAGTCGTGATGGAGTGCACAG GCCACAAAGACTCGGTGACGTGTGCCATGTTCAGCCATGACTCGTCTCTGGTGGCTTCAGGGGATATGAGCGGTCTAATCAAAGTCTGGAAAGTGGAAACAAAAGAGGAGATCTGGTCATTCGAAGTGGGAGATCTGGAG TGGTTGGAGTGGCATCCCTGCGCTCCTGTGCTGCTGGCGGGGACGAACTATGGCAACGTGTGGATGTGGAAGATCCCTGCAGGAGACTGTAAAACCTTCGAGAGTCCTGCGTGTCAAGCAACCAGTGGCAAAGTCCTCCCTGACG GTAAACGAGCCGTGGTGGGTTATGAGGATGGAACTGTAAGGGTGTGGGACCTAAAGCATGGAAATGCCATTCATGTCATCAAAG GTCAAGATGGACACCAGGGGGCGCTGACCTGCCTCGCTTGCAACAAGGATGGCTCTCTCATGCTGACGGGTTCAGTGGACGGCTGTGCCAAGCTTGTTAACACCGCCACAGGCAAG GTAGTTGGCGTGTTCTCTGTGGAGGGAGGTAAGGCAAAAGGATCGAAAGATGAGGAAGAGTCCAACTCTGTCGAGTCTGTGGGATTCTGCAACat CCTACCTCTCATCGCTGTGGCGTACCTGGATGGGACTCTGGCCATTTACGACCTTTCTACACAGGTGTTGAGGCACAGATGCCAGCATGAG GCCGGGATTGTTCACCTGCAGTGGGAGGAGTCTTCGTCTGTGGTGTCCACCTGCAGTTTGGACGGAGCGCTGCGTTTATGGGACGCCCGTTCTGGCAACTTGTTGTCCGAGTACCGCGGCCACACCGCGGAGATCCTCGACTTCACCGTCAACAG GGAAGCGTCTCTTGCTGTAACGGCCTCAGGAGACAACCAGGCCAAAGTGTTCTGCCTCCAAAGACCCGATCGATAA